A single region of the Vicia villosa cultivar HV-30 ecotype Madison, WI unplaced genomic scaffold, Vvil1.0 ctg.003136F_1_1, whole genome shotgun sequence genome encodes:
- the LOC131640444 gene encoding AT-hook motif nuclear-localized protein 17-like, with amino-acid sequence MDLSQDPPEDFTRSSSKKRMGRPLGSKNKPKPHIVIEEDTQNFTELVGLEIPIGEDIVEHIIKYAQQRHANIRVLRGFGLISNVTILDPVTRDPLLPIEGPIHMTSLFGTYINPNCQCSPPQFIAHPPCSSFTVYFSSPNAYVFGGVVVGKITAASVIFINATLSRKTAFHKTVSTNRNV; translated from the coding sequence ATGGATCTCTCTCAAGATCCACCAGAGGACTTTACCAGATCCTCATCCAAAAAACGAATGGGTAGACCATTAGGCTCGAAGAACAAGCCCAAACCACACATTGTTATCGAGGAAGACACACAAAACTTCACAGAACTAGTTGGACTTGAGATCCCAATAGGAGAAGATATTGTAGAGCATATAATCAAATATGCTCAACAACGTCACGCCAACATAAGAGTGTTGAGGGGTTTCGGTCTTATCTCTAATGTTACCATTCTTGATCCAGTAACTCGCGACCCATTATTACCCATTGAAGGACCCATACATATGACATCTTTATTTGGAACATATATAAATCCAAATTGTCAATGTTCTCCTCCACAGTTCATAGCTCATCCACCATGTTCCTCTTTTACTGTATACTTCTCTAGTCCTAATGCATATGTGTTTGGAGGAGTTGTTGTTGGAAAAATTACTGCTGCTAGTGTTATTTTTATTAATGCCACTCTTTCTAGAAAAACTGCATTCCACAAGACGGTCTCCACCAATAGAAATGTTTGA
- the LOC131640445 gene encoding uncharacterized protein LOC131640445: protein MDICNVYSPCCITLKRVLWRSLIELNYRFNDGEWLTGGDFNAVKNGRERKGRSTEGNNADWDEFSGFINDTRLEDVACKGKPLSWFSSDGRTKSRIDRFLMAKKIVDWWGVIGQQLGERDISNHCPIWIVADKKDWGPKPFKFNNEWFQNKDFMGFVEKEWKEMEVYSRGDFVLKEKMRILKSKLRWWYVNVFGKIDMEVEDGVKEINDLDNLSSDVEEEEDARRKANRKLWLNLKIRENMLIQKARLKWLTDGDDNSKFFHAIMKSGIRRNFLGPFSSPRGMISEMEDVKDMVFDHFEDKFKEMDAIRPFLEGDLFNSLSEEDTCSLESPFKEVEIKEAVWN from the coding sequence ATGGATATATGTAATGTTTACTCCCCTTGTTGTATTACTCTTAAACGTGTCCTGTGGAGAAGTCTGATAGAGCTGAATTATAGGTTCAATGATGGTGAATGGTTGACGGGTGGAGATTTCAACGCGGTTAAAAATGGGAGGGAGAGGAAAGGAAGGTCGACGGAGGGAAACAATGCGGATTGGGATGAATTTTCTGGTTTCATAAACGACACAAGATTGGAGGACGTGGCTTGCAAAGGCAAGCCACTCAGTTGGTTTAGTAGTGATGGTAGAACCAAAAGTCGCATTGATCGTTTCTTGATGGCTAAGAAGATTGTGGATTGGTGGGGGGTTATTGGGCAACAATTAGGTGAAAGGGACATATCAAATCATTGTCCAATTTGGATCGTCGCGGATAAGAAGGATTGGGGACCAAAGCCGTTTAAGTTTAATAATGAGTGGTTTCAGAATAAGGATTTCATGGGTTTTGTAGAGAAAGAGTGGAAGGAGATGGAGGTTTACAGCCGAGGGGATTTTGTGTTGAAGGAAAAAATGAGGATTTTGAAAAGTAAACTAAGATGGTGGTATGTAAACGTTTTTGGAAAGATTGATATGGAGGTGGAAGACGGCGTAAAGGAGATTAACGATTTAGACAATCTTTCATCGGATGTTGAGGAGGAAGAGGATGCAAGAAGAAAGGCGAATAGGAAATTATGGTTGAATCTAAAAATTAGGGAGAACATGTTAATTCAAAAAGCAAGATTGAAGTGGCTTACCGACGGGGACGATAATAGTAAGTTCTTTCACGCGATTATGAAAAGCGGCATAAGGCGTAATTTTCTTGGTCCTTTTTCTTCTCCAAGAGGGATGATTAGTGAAATGGAGGACGTAAAGGATATGGTTTTTGATCACTTCGAAGACAAATTCAAAGAGATGGATGCGATTAGACCATTTCTTGAAGGAGATTTGTTCAATTCTTTAAGTGAGGAAGACACGTGTTCTCTTGAATCACCTTTTAAAGAAGTTGAAATCAAAGAAGCGGTGTGGAATTGA